In a genomic window of Scyliorhinus torazame isolate Kashiwa2021f chromosome 5, sScyTor2.1, whole genome shotgun sequence:
- the LOC140419768 gene encoding uncharacterized protein produces the protein MEGKSNVHSGEKPYTCCVCGRGFALSSGLTSHKCSHTEEKQWKCADCGKGFTSQSKLEIHRYSHTPERLFICSECGKGFTQSSTPSTYQRVHTGEKPFTCSECGQGFTISAHVLSHQRVHTDERPFQCPECGKCYKRSGDLMSHQRVHTDERPFRCSHCGTGFRRSSDLTVHRRIHTGERPFTCDKCGKGFTQSSDLQKHQRVHTGERPFTCSKCGKGFTQSSALKNHHQIHTGVRPFACTKCGKGFTQSFNLLRHQGVHTGERPFACSECGKGFTTSSHLLRHQRIHTGERPFACLECGKGFNESSELLSHQRVHTDERPFQCADCGKCFKRSGELMRHQCVHTDERPFRCSHCGIGFRQSSYLTVHQRIHTGERPFICTKCGKGFTQSSDLQKHYRVHTGERPFTCSKCGKGFTQSSNLQKHQRIHTGERPFTCTECGKGFTESSALQKHQQVHTGERLFTCSQCGKGFTTSSNLLRHQRVHKVTRSGLTDRKLKSNITSRSDSQLIRT, from the coding sequence atggaaggaaaaagcaacgttcacagtggggagaaaccgtacacgtgttgtgtgtgtggacgaggattcgctctatcatcaggcctcacaagccacaaatgcagtcacactgaggagaaacagtggaaatgtgcggactgtgggaaagggttCACTTCCCaatccaagctggaaattcatcgatacAGTCACACTCCGGAGAGACTATtcatctgctcagagtgtgggaagggattcactcagtcatccactccaTCCAcataccagcgagttcacactggggagaaaccattcacctgctcagagtgtgggcagggatttactatttcagcccacgtgctgagtcaccagcgagttcacacagatgagagaccgtttcaatgtccagaatgcgggaagtgctataaacgttctggggatctgatgagccatcaacgtgttcacactgacgagagaccgtttaggtgctctcactgcgggactgggttcagacgatcatctgacctcactgtacatcggcgcattcacacgggagagagaccattcacctgtgacaagtgtgggaagggattcactcagtcatccgacctgcagaagcaccagcgagttcacactggggagaggccattcacctgctccaagtgtggaaagggattcactcagtcatctgccctgAAGAACCATCAtcaaattcacactggggtgaggccattcgcctgcaccaagtgtgggaagggattcactcagtcattcaacctgctgagacaccagggagttcacactggggagagaccgttcgcctgctccgagtgtgggaagggattcaccacttcgtcccacctgctgagacaccaacgaattcacactggggagagaccattcgcctgcttagagtgtgggaagggattcaatgagTCATCCGAACTGctcagtcaccagcgagttcacactgatgagagaccgtttcaatgtgcagactgcgggaagtgctttaaacGTTCTGGAGAACTGATGCGCCATCaatgtgttcacactgacgagagaccgttcaggtgctctcattgCGGGATTGGGTTCAGACAATCATcttacctcactgtacatcagcgaattcacactggggagagaccgttcatctgcaccaagtgtgggaagggattcactcagtcatccgacctgcagaagcactaccgagttcacactggggagagaccgttcacctgctccaagtgtgggaagggattcactcagtcatccaacctgcagaagcaccagcgaattcacactggggagaggccattcacctgcaccgagtgtgggaagggattcactgagtcatctgccctgcagaagcaccagcaagttcacactggggagagattgttcacctgctcccagtgtgggaagggattcaccacttcatccaacctgctgagacaccaacgagtccacaa